The following are from one region of the Pseudodesulfovibrio piezophilus C1TLV30 genome:
- the glmU gene encoding bifunctional UDP-N-acetylglucosamine diphosphorylase/glucosamine-1-phosphate N-acetyltransferase GlmU, protein MSEMSTTAVVLAAGKGTRMHSAKPKVLQTILNEPMLYYVYAALAPLFRENILTVIGHGAEMVESAFPEKKDSFVIQEEQLGTGHALQVAWDAVKKNGATHCLVINGDTPLVTVEALDRLTSVTGCCDLAFMTITPKDVGTFGRVVRDEDRRITSIVEAKDFDMNIHGPITGEVNAGIYLLKIETIEPLLDALKNENASGEYYITDLVALAVERGLSVDGVQCGDDISLMGINSPRELVVAENTLRRQTVDELIDAGVLIHNPDTVTIGPGVTVEPGAEIFGHCEIYGASYVKAGARLGSYTYITDSTFETGCNVKQFCHIEGAGVGPDCVVGPYARLRPGAVLKRGARVGNFVEIKKAVLGEGAKASHLTYLGDADVGAGANIGAGTITCNYDGKNKFTTVIGEGAFIGSNTALVAPVSVGRDALVGAGSTITKDVPEAGGAIARGKQININRRLKKSD, encoded by the coding sequence ATGTCTGAAATGTCCACTACAGCCGTTGTCCTTGCCGCAGGCAAGGGAACACGGATGCATTCTGCAAAGCCCAAAGTTTTGCAGACAATTCTCAATGAGCCGATGCTCTATTATGTTTATGCTGCCCTGGCGCCACTTTTCAGGGAGAATATACTGACGGTGATCGGGCATGGTGCCGAGATGGTCGAGTCAGCATTTCCGGAGAAGAAGGATTCCTTTGTGATCCAGGAGGAGCAGCTGGGGACCGGGCATGCACTTCAGGTTGCCTGGGATGCCGTGAAAAAAAACGGGGCAACCCATTGTCTGGTCATCAATGGCGATACGCCCCTGGTGACGGTTGAGGCGCTGGATCGACTGACCAGTGTGACCGGCTGTTGCGATCTGGCCTTCATGACCATCACGCCCAAGGATGTCGGAACGTTTGGACGGGTGGTTCGTGACGAGGACAGGCGGATCACTTCCATTGTCGAGGCCAAGGATTTTGACATGAATATCCACGGTCCCATTACCGGGGAAGTGAATGCCGGTATTTATCTTTTGAAAATCGAGACCATTGAACCGTTGCTGGATGCCTTGAAAAATGAAAATGCCAGTGGCGAGTATTACATTACGGATTTGGTCGCCTTGGCTGTTGAACGTGGATTAAGCGTTGACGGAGTGCAGTGTGGGGATGATATCAGTCTTATGGGCATTAACAGTCCACGGGAATTGGTGGTTGCCGAGAACACACTTCGGCGGCAGACTGTGGATGAACTGATTGACGCAGGAGTCCTGATTCACAATCCTGATACGGTGACCATTGGTCCTGGTGTGACTGTGGAGCCGGGAGCGGAAATTTTCGGCCACTGTGAAATTTACGGAGCCTCCTATGTCAAGGCAGGCGCTCGTCTGGGATCGTATACATATATAACGGATTCTACCTTTGAAACAGGCTGTAATGTCAAACAGTTCTGCCATATTGAAGGAGCCGGAGTCGGTCCGGACTGTGTGGTCGGTCCCTATGCGCGTCTTCGTCCCGGAGCTGTGCTCAAGCGAGGAGCAAGGGTCGGGAATTTTGTTGAAATAAAAAAAGCCGTGCTGGGTGAAGGAGCCAAGGCGAGTCATCTGACATATCTTGGCGATGCTGATGTCGGAGCCGGAGCGAACATTGGTGCAGGAACCATCACATGCAATTATGACGGCAAGAATAAATTTACAACGGTCATAGGGGAAGGGGCTTTTATCGGGTCGAACACTGCTCTGGTCGCACCAGTCTCGGTCGGCCGGGATGCTCTGGTAGGAGCCGGCTCTACTATAACCAAGGACGTGCCTGAAGCGGGTGGTGCCATAGCCCGAGGCAAGCAGATAAACATCAACCGTCGATTGAAAAAATCAGATTGA
- the hisI gene encoding phosphoribosyl-AMP cyclohydrolase translates to MIRPDFKKMNGLVPAIAQDAETGEILMMAYMNEESWEKTLETGEVHYWSRSRQELWHKGGTSGHTQKVKSIRIDCDDDTLVLLIDQIGGAACHKGYRSCFFRELKDGEVSECSPFVFDPQEVYK, encoded by the coding sequence ATGATCAGACCAGATTTCAAGAAAATGAATGGGCTTGTCCCTGCCATTGCACAGGACGCCGAAACCGGCGAAATCCTGATGATGGCCTATATGAATGAAGAATCGTGGGAAAAGACCCTGGAAACCGGCGAGGTTCACTACTGGAGCCGCAGTCGTCAGGAGTTGTGGCATAAGGGCGGTACCTCGGGCCATACTCAGAAGGTGAAATCCATTCGCATCGATTGCGACGATGACACCTTGGTTCTTCTCATAGATCAAATCGGTGGAGCTGCCTGTCACAAAGGCTACCGTTCCTGCTTTTTTCGTGAACTCAAGGATGGAGAAGTCTCTGAATGCTCTCCGTTCGTTTTCGACCCTCAAGAGGTATATAAATAA
- a CDS encoding TIGR00282 family metallophosphoesterase produces the protein MRILFLGDIVGRSGRRAVKENLLRIRQEQGIDLVFANGENASGGYGLKSKHAQEFFKVGIDGITGGNHIWKYKDLYSMLQSDGRVLRPHNYADHLPGSGVHVFEKEGLPPVAVINIIGRTFMPPIDCPFASVESILDELAPDIPVRIVDFHAEATGEKIAMGYFLEGKVSAVVGTHTHVQTNDAKVLTGGTAYLTDLGMCGAMDSCLGMKPEIILDRYLTGLPRQLEAAPGPGVLQGAIFDIDETSGRALSIAPYQQV, from the coding sequence ATGCGTATTCTGTTTCTTGGTGACATTGTCGGGCGTTCCGGCCGAAGGGCTGTCAAAGAGAATCTTCTCCGTATCCGACAGGAACAGGGGATAGATCTCGTGTTCGCCAATGGTGAAAATGCCAGTGGCGGATACGGGCTCAAATCAAAACATGCTCAAGAGTTCTTTAAGGTTGGGATAGACGGGATCACCGGCGGCAACCATATTTGGAAGTATAAGGATCTCTATTCCATGTTGCAATCTGACGGCAGAGTGTTGAGGCCGCATAATTATGCGGATCACCTCCCTGGTTCCGGGGTGCATGTTTTTGAAAAAGAGGGATTGCCACCTGTTGCCGTGATCAATATCATCGGGCGGACATTTATGCCGCCAATTGATTGTCCGTTTGCGTCCGTTGAGTCCATCCTGGATGAATTGGCTCCTGATATTCCTGTTCGGATAGTTGATTTCCATGCAGAAGCCACGGGTGAGAAGATCGCTATGGGATATTTTTTGGAAGGAAAGGTCTCGGCAGTGGTGGGAACACACACTCATGTTCAGACCAATGATGCGAAGGTTTTGACTGGGGGAACGGCATATTTGACAGATCTCGGCATGTGTGGGGCAATGGATTCCTGCTTGGGGATGAAGCCGGAAATTATTCTTGACCGTTATCTGACTGGATTACCCCGGCAGCTTGAAGCAGCGCCTGGTCCGGGAGTTTTACAAGGCGCGATTTTTGACATAGATGAGACCTCCGGACGAGCGCTTTCCATAGCGCCGTACCAGCAGGTTTAA
- the rny gene encoding ribonuclease Y, protein MLTEIVMIGAGAGFGLGAGFLLQKYIADKQISDSQGLAHRIVEEARKESEALKKESRLQAQDEIYSQKQALERDFKDREGHLKGEEKRLHSKEERLDAKREKVADKEAQVVELQKQLIKQEKHLDDLEEELSEKADEHERKLQEISGLTVEEARENLLTEIESRTRHEAAKMIRNIEMEAKESASKKAKEILSLALQRYAGDYAGEQTVTAVTLPSEDMKGRIIGREGRNIRALEAATGVDLIIDDTPETVVLSAFSPLKREVAKQALERLIHDGRIHPARIEEIVKKVESEMDTKLKEIGEQATFDVGVHGIHPELVNLLGRLHYRTSFSQNVLQHSMEVAFLCGVMAAELGLNEKEAKRAGLLHDLGKAVDHEIEGPHAIIGADLAKKHGESKDIIHAIAAHHEDTPPMSILANLVQAADSLSGARPGARKELLENYVKRLEELEGLATSFDGVSKAYAIQAGREIRVMVDSERIGDENTYVLCKDIAEKIENNMTYPGQIRVTVIREKRAVGYAK, encoded by the coding sequence ATGTTAACCGAAATCGTCATGATCGGTGCAGGGGCAGGATTTGGTCTGGGGGCCGGATTTCTGCTTCAAAAATACATCGCGGACAAACAAATATCGGATTCACAGGGACTGGCGCACCGTATCGTCGAAGAAGCCAGAAAAGAGAGTGAAGCCTTGAAAAAGGAGTCCCGTCTCCAAGCTCAGGACGAAATATATAGTCAGAAGCAGGCATTGGAGAGAGACTTCAAGGATCGCGAAGGTCATCTCAAGGGAGAGGAAAAGCGCCTCCATAGCAAAGAAGAGCGGCTTGATGCAAAGCGGGAGAAAGTCGCGGACAAGGAAGCCCAGGTTGTCGAGTTGCAGAAACAACTCATCAAGCAGGAAAAACATCTGGACGACCTTGAAGAGGAATTGAGCGAGAAAGCTGACGAGCACGAGCGTAAATTGCAGGAAATTTCCGGGCTGACTGTGGAAGAAGCGCGGGAGAATTTGCTGACTGAGATAGAATCCCGCACTCGTCATGAAGCTGCCAAGATGATCCGCAACATCGAGATGGAAGCCAAGGAAAGTGCCAGCAAAAAAGCCAAGGAAATACTGTCGCTTGCATTGCAACGATACGCCGGAGATTACGCGGGAGAGCAAACAGTCACTGCCGTGACTCTGCCTTCCGAGGATATGAAGGGGCGTATCATTGGGCGTGAAGGGCGCAATATTCGCGCTCTGGAAGCCGCGACCGGGGTTGATTTGATCATCGATGATACCCCAGAGACCGTCGTCCTTTCTGCCTTTAGCCCGCTCAAGCGGGAAGTCGCAAAGCAGGCTTTGGAGCGTCTCATTCATGATGGCCGTATTCATCCGGCCCGCATTGAAGAGATCGTCAAAAAAGTTGAGAGCGAAATGGATACCAAGCTCAAAGAGATAGGAGAGCAGGCGACTTTCGATGTCGGTGTTCATGGTATCCACCCTGAGTTGGTCAATCTACTTGGCCGGTTGCACTATCGTACTTCCTTTTCTCAGAATGTCCTTCAGCACTCCATGGAAGTCGCCTTTCTGTGTGGTGTCATGGCTGCGGAGCTTGGATTGAATGAAAAGGAAGCAAAGCGCGCAGGGTTGCTGCATGATTTGGGTAAAGCTGTCGATCATGAGATCGAAGGGCCGCATGCCATAATCGGTGCTGATCTGGCCAAGAAGCACGGTGAGTCCAAGGATATTATCCACGCCATTGCGGCACACCATGAAGATACGCCGCCCATGTCCATCCTGGCCAATCTGGTTCAGGCTGCCGACTCTCTGTCCGGCGCACGGCCCGGCGCACGCAAGGAACTCCTTGAGAATTATGTCAAACGGCTGGAAGAGCTTGAGGGGCTGGCCACGAGCTTTGATGGTGTTTCCAAGGCATATGCCATTCAGGCTGGCCGCGAGATTCGCGTCATGGTGGATTCGGAAAGAATCGGCGATGAGAATACATATGTCCTGTGCAAGGATATTGCTGAAAAAATAGAAAACAACATGACATATCCGGGGCAGATTCGCGTGACCGTCATACGGGAAAAGCGGGCTGTGGGATATGCAAAATAA
- a CDS encoding cell division protein ZapA yields the protein MPRYTLKLFGLEISFKTDAENNRINAAQAYLETKYNELLSGAGELSKEKALTFLLLSLADDYLVNSTKLALLEEKIGKILEKTEEDPGR from the coding sequence ATGCCACGTTACACGTTGAAACTGTTTGGCCTTGAGATATCCTTCAAGACGGATGCGGAAAACAACCGCATAAATGCTGCGCAAGCCTATCTGGAGACGAAATATAACGAGCTGCTTTCCGGGGCAGGCGAGTTGAGCAAGGAAAAGGCGTTAACTTTTCTTTTGCTCAGTTTGGCTGATGATTACCTGGTCAACTCGACGAAACTTGCGTTGCTGGAAGAGAAGATCGGAAAGATTTTGGAAAAGACCGAAGAAGACCCAGGCCGATGA
- a CDS encoding PqqD family protein, producing the protein MSLSKKRPVRPVLSREEALSMIPVRNAEVEETVLPNAAVQLAYPLAVKPWFGRLAESVGLWDKRPMTKRLELDEMGAFVWQQIDGRRSVRQIASAFVEQYQVQVREAELSVTAFIKTIGQRGIIGLVGD; encoded by the coding sequence ATGAGCTTGTCTAAAAAACGTCCTGTGCGGCCAGTTCTCTCACGCGAAGAAGCTCTGAGCATGATCCCGGTCCGTAATGCGGAAGTTGAGGAGACCGTCCTTCCCAATGCTGCGGTGCAGCTTGCCTACCCGCTCGCAGTCAAACCGTGGTTCGGACGCCTTGCCGAATCCGTGGGGCTTTGGGATAAACGGCCCATGACCAAGCGGTTGGAGCTTGATGAGATGGGCGCTTTTGTCTGGCAGCAGATTGATGGGCGACGCTCTGTTCGGCAGATCGCCAGTGCTTTCGTGGAGCAGTATCAGGTGCAGGTGCGTGAAGCGGAACTCAGTGTCACTGCTTTTATCAAGACCATTGGTCAGCGCGGAATCATTGGTTTGGTTGGCGACTAA
- a CDS encoding PP2C family protein-serine/threonine phosphatase — protein sequence MVQLPVWELGVIILIPMTIVYLARGICEHWWLRRTPPIRQSVMQFRLEISLFLIGGIAMAFILLVIHDFPLMQSGIKLVLGIFTVGLFAALDLSLAREQTVIRTALSGKGPFEPPQRLTPLTRRFSLAATTILILITSIILLVLIRDVNWLAEQDVHTASIAMLGRSILVEIIFVMGFLLCMVINLVFSYARNLRLLFDNETRILENVTNGDLSQRVPVATSDELGVIAGHTNTMISALREGVRMREGLLIAQEVQQHFLPSTAPTVPGLDIAGAAHFSDETGGDFYDFIGCQADRCELTTVIVGDVSGHGIGAALLMAAGRALIRQSTHSPGAPSQNIADANRHLVKDLDGSGRFITLFSMLLDPVTRMTMWVNAGHQPALVYDATTDHFSELKGHDIPLGVEETWQFHEHSMPFPSPSQIILIGTDGLWEAHSEAGEMFGASRVQNILRHTAHRTSAEILNALDQAVRDFTNRSAQEDDLTMVVMKGMP from the coding sequence ATGGTTCAGCTCCCGGTCTGGGAGCTCGGAGTAATTATACTGATCCCGATGACCATCGTCTACCTGGCGCGAGGGATATGCGAGCACTGGTGGCTGAGGCGAACCCCGCCCATCAGACAATCCGTGATGCAATTTCGACTGGAGATATCACTTTTCCTCATCGGCGGAATAGCCATGGCCTTCATTCTGCTGGTCATCCATGATTTTCCCTTGATGCAAAGTGGCATCAAACTCGTCCTCGGTATATTTACAGTCGGACTTTTTGCTGCGCTCGACCTCTCCCTGGCGCGAGAGCAAACCGTTATCCGAACAGCACTCTCCGGCAAGGGGCCTTTTGAACCTCCGCAACGTCTGACACCTTTGACCAGACGTTTTTCCCTGGCCGCGACCACTATTCTGATTCTCATCACCAGCATCATTTTGCTGGTTCTCATCCGCGACGTCAATTGGCTGGCAGAACAGGACGTGCACACAGCGTCCATTGCCATGCTCGGCCGCTCCATCCTCGTTGAAATCATATTCGTCATGGGCTTCCTGCTCTGCATGGTCATCAATCTTGTCTTCTCATATGCCCGAAACCTCCGCCTGCTCTTTGACAATGAAACCAGAATTCTGGAGAACGTCACCAATGGAGATCTCTCCCAACGGGTTCCGGTTGCTACAAGCGATGAACTTGGCGTTATCGCAGGACACACCAACACCATGATTTCAGCCCTGCGCGAAGGCGTCCGCATGCGAGAAGGACTCCTCATCGCCCAGGAGGTACAGCAGCACTTTCTTCCCAGCACCGCACCCACAGTCCCAGGTCTCGATATCGCCGGAGCCGCTCACTTTTCCGACGAAACCGGCGGGGATTTTTATGACTTCATAGGATGTCAGGCTGATCGATGTGAATTGACCACCGTCATCGTCGGAGATGTTTCAGGCCATGGCATAGGAGCCGCCCTGCTTATGGCGGCGGGAAGAGCCCTCATCCGCCAGTCGACTCATTCCCCGGGTGCCCCATCGCAAAACATCGCAGATGCCAATCGGCACCTTGTCAAAGACCTTGATGGATCAGGTCGATTCATTACCCTTTTTTCCATGCTCCTGGACCCTGTCACGCGAATGACCATGTGGGTCAATGCCGGGCACCAGCCTGCCCTGGTCTATGATGCAACTACTGACCATTTCTCGGAACTCAAGGGACATGATATCCCATTGGGAGTTGAAGAAACATGGCAATTCCATGAACACTCCATGCCCTTCCCTTCTCCATCGCAAATCATCCTTATCGGCACAGACGGACTGTGGGAAGCTCATTCCGAAGCAGGCGAAATGTTCGGAGCTTCACGCGTACAAAACATTCTTCGGCACACTGCACACCGAACTTCCGCCGAGATACTCAACGCACTTGATCAGGCTGTACGAGATTTTACCAACCGCTCCGCCCAAGAGGATGATCTGACCATGGTTGTCATGAAAGGCATGCCCTAA
- a CDS encoding 16S rRNA (guanine(527)-N(7))-methyltransferase RsmG — protein MPRMKAPFLHPSVQDFLDSCSKSPYCHAMPNANPTQMDVITAAKELGRPIFKSEARPLAAYLQQLTKWNRKMNLVGPCRWKDIFDTLVVDSLFLAHFLPSLPLTPNPLCLDLGAGAGLPGIPLRALWHDGSYWLIEVREKRALFMRSVLGKLSLPETYVFHGKAEDALEKLHQSGHAPTADLILSRAFMPWRQLLDFIHPMLSDNGVVVILANDPPPEKEALPQGWELTEVKSYPAAGSQRYFWSLSTL, from the coding sequence ATGCCCCGGATGAAGGCTCCCTTTCTTCATCCATCCGTGCAGGATTTTCTGGATTCTTGCAGCAAAAGTCCTTATTGCCATGCCATGCCCAATGCAAACCCGACTCAAATGGATGTTATCACCGCTGCCAAAGAGCTTGGCCGACCAATATTCAAATCCGAAGCCAGACCCCTTGCCGCCTATCTTCAGCAGCTCACCAAATGGAACAGGAAGATGAATCTTGTCGGCCCTTGCCGGTGGAAAGATATATTCGACACCCTAGTGGTTGATTCCCTGTTCCTTGCTCATTTCCTGCCCAGTCTCCCCCTCACTCCCAATCCACTCTGCCTTGATCTGGGGGCAGGAGCCGGATTGCCCGGCATTCCGCTTCGCGCCCTATGGCACGACGGTAGCTATTGGCTCATTGAAGTTCGGGAAAAACGCGCTTTGTTCATGCGCTCCGTGCTGGGAAAACTCTCCTTGCCTGAGACCTACGTCTTTCACGGCAAGGCAGAAGATGCCCTTGAAAAGCTGCACCAGTCAGGACATGCGCCAACAGCTGACCTCATCCTGAGCCGGGCGTTCATGCCCTGGCGGCAACTGCTCGATTTCATCCACCCCATGCTTTCTGACAATGGTGTGGTCGTTATTCTGGCAAATGACCCACCACCTGAAAAAGAAGCATTGCCACAAGGCTGGGAACTCACTGAGGTCAAAAGCTATCCTGCTGCCGGTTCTCAGCGATATTTCTGGTCGCTCTCCACTCTGTAA
- the tyrS gene encoding tyrosine--tRNA ligase has protein sequence MNIYDELKWRGLVNQVSDEDKVREYLGQPGATMYCGFDPTAESLHIGNLVPLLCLARMKRAGHNPLFLMGGATGLIGDPSGKDKERDLSRMEDLEARAEKIKGQVRRFFERNTKERPDIVNNYEWTKDLTAIELLRDVGKYFTVNWMLQKESVKGRIGREEVGISYTEFSYMILQGYDFYHLFKTRNCRLQIGGGDQWGNITAGCELIRKRSALEDDTQEEAFALTFPLITTASGKKFGKSEKGAIYLNPDITSPYAFYQYFINTDDRDVIKFLKLFTFLDKEQIAVLEKEQEEAPHLRSAQKRLAEEVTRMIHGQPELDRVLAATEALFGKGELKSVDPSTLRAALESAPSRHYAPGDVPDIPQMLVDLKLVASKGQARKDIKGGGVYFNGNRVEDGQDVTDHDFIGGELLVIRKGKKNYGLITRG, from the coding sequence ATGAATATTTATGATGAGTTGAAGTGGCGGGGATTGGTTAATCAGGTTTCTGACGAAGACAAGGTGCGCGAGTATCTTGGTCAGCCTGGTGCCACCATGTATTGTGGTTTCGATCCCACGGCTGAAAGTCTTCACATCGGTAACCTTGTGCCATTGCTGTGTCTTGCCCGTATGAAACGAGCAGGCCACAATCCTCTCTTCCTTATGGGTGGGGCTACCGGATTGATCGGTGATCCGTCCGGCAAGGACAAGGAACGCGATCTTTCTCGCATGGAAGACCTGGAAGCCCGTGCTGAAAAAATCAAGGGCCAGGTTCGGCGTTTCTTTGAGCGCAATACCAAGGAACGGCCGGACATCGTCAATAACTATGAGTGGACAAAAGATTTGACCGCCATTGAGTTGTTGCGTGATGTGGGGAAATATTTCACCGTCAACTGGATGCTTCAGAAAGAGTCCGTCAAGGGACGTATCGGACGGGAAGAAGTCGGTATTTCATATACCGAATTCAGCTATATGATTCTTCAGGGGTATGATTTTTATCATCTTTTTAAAACAAGAAATTGTCGTCTCCAGATTGGCGGTGGTGATCAATGGGGAAATATCACTGCTGGCTGCGAGCTGATTCGCAAGCGAAGCGCACTTGAGGATGACACTCAGGAAGAGGCGTTTGCTCTCACTTTCCCACTCATTACGACGGCTTCAGGAAAGAAATTCGGCAAGAGTGAAAAAGGTGCCATTTATCTGAACCCTGATATTACATCCCCTTACGCATTCTATCAGTATTTTATCAACACTGATGATCGTGATGTCATAAAATTCCTCAAGCTTTTCACTTTCCTGGATAAAGAGCAGATTGCCGTATTGGAAAAAGAACAGGAAGAAGCCCCTCATCTGCGTTCAGCGCAGAAACGGTTGGCCGAGGAAGTGACCCGCATGATTCATGGCCAGCCGGAGCTTGACAGGGTTCTGGCCGCGACCGAAGCGCTTTTTGGCAAAGGTGAACTCAAGTCGGTCGATCCGTCCACTCTGCGAGCTGCCTTGGAGTCCGCTCCGAGCCGGCATTACGCGCCTGGTGATGTCCCGGATATCCCACAGATGCTTGTTGATCTTAAGTTGGTTGCCTCTAAGGGACAGGCCCGCAAGGATATCAAGGGCGGTGGCGTTTATTTCAATGGAAATCGTGTCGAGGATGGTCAGGATGTGACCGATCACGACTTCATTGGAGGAGAGTTGCTCGTGATCAGAAAGGGGAAAAAGAATTATGGTTTGATCACCAGGGGGTAG
- the hisG gene encoding ATP phosphoribosyltransferase: MSEQFLRLGVPKGSLQDATLKLFAKAGWKIKLHNRNYFPDIDDDRIKCSLARAQEMSMYVENGTFDVGLTGMDWIKENKSDVVIVDDLIYSKVSNRKARWVLCVKGDSPYKRPEDLEGKKVATELMGFTKEYFASQNINVDVSFSWGTTEAKVVEDLCDAIVEITETGTTIRANGLRIIAELMQTNTQLIANKDAWEDPKKRKLITEINMLLQGALKAEKMVGLKMNLPKEKLADLNGSLPSLNSPTVAELQDPNWLSVEIMVEEMVVRDLIPRLVEFGAEGIIEYPLNKVI; encoded by the coding sequence ATGTCTGAACAATTCCTTCGACTCGGCGTTCCCAAAGGCTCTCTGCAAGATGCAACTCTGAAACTGTTTGCCAAGGCAGGATGGAAGATCAAGTTGCACAATCGTAACTACTTTCCTGATATTGACGATGATCGTATCAAGTGCTCTTTGGCTCGCGCTCAGGAAATGTCCATGTATGTGGAGAATGGAACTTTCGATGTCGGGCTGACCGGCATGGATTGGATCAAGGAAAATAAATCCGATGTCGTGATCGTGGATGATCTGATCTATTCCAAGGTCTCCAACCGCAAGGCCCGTTGGGTGCTGTGCGTCAAGGGGGATTCTCCCTACAAACGCCCGGAAGACCTCGAAGGCAAGAAAGTTGCCACTGAATTGATGGGTTTCACCAAGGAATACTTTGCTTCACAGAACATCAATGTGGATGTCTCTTTCTCTTGGGGCACCACCGAGGCCAAGGTTGTCGAAGATCTGTGTGACGCCATAGTGGAAATTACCGAGACCGGAACCACTATCCGTGCGAATGGCTTGCGTATTATCGCCGAATTGATGCAGACCAATACGCAGCTCATCGCCAATAAGGATGCATGGGAAGATCCCAAGAAGCGGAAACTTATCACGGAAATCAATATGTTGCTTCAGGGCGCACTCAAGGCCGAAAAAATGGTTGGTCTGAAGATGAACCTGCCCAAGGAAAAACTGGCCGATCTGAACGGGTCATTGCCATCTCTCAACTCTCCCACCGTTGCTGAATTGCAGGACCCCAACTGGTTGTCAGTGGAAATCATGGTCGAGGAAATGGTTGTTCGCGACTTGATTCCGAGACTGGTGGAGTTTGGCGCGGAAGGTATCATTGAGTACCCGCTGAATAAGGTTATCTAA
- a CDS encoding CheR family methyltransferase produces MNPNKPTATSNAFGTIDDAKLKESVDKSMTVFREELGENEFRRFSELIQSEFGIKMPPTKRVLLQSRFQKRLRALGMHSYKEYCDYVFSEHGHEQERKHLIDVVTTNTTHFFREPKHWDIINQIVLPDLWQRGIGRGTPLKLWSAGCSSGEEPYTLSMILSEFQSHHSGFDFSILATDISTEILQKAKRAVYALEKADEIPMEMKKKYLLKSKKKPLIKIDSALQQKVTFQRLNFMDNFKLQEKQDIIFCRNVVIYFDRATQVVLFNKFCNNIKTGGYLFIGHSESLSGMQLPIKQVAPTVFKRLG; encoded by the coding sequence ATGAACCCGAACAAGCCGACTGCGACATCCAATGCTTTTGGCACGATCGATGATGCCAAACTCAAGGAATCAGTGGATAAATCCATGACTGTTTTTCGTGAGGAATTGGGTGAAAATGAATTTCGTCGATTCTCGGAACTTATTCAGAGTGAATTCGGCATCAAAATGCCCCCCACCAAGCGAGTGCTGCTCCAATCTCGATTTCAGAAACGGCTTCGTGCGCTTGGGATGCATTCCTACAAAGAATATTGCGACTATGTCTTTTCCGAGCATGGGCATGAGCAGGAGCGCAAACATCTCATAGATGTCGTCACGACCAACACCACACATTTTTTTCGTGAGCCGAAACATTGGGATATCATTAATCAGATCGTGCTTCCTGATTTATGGCAACGGGGCATCGGCCGTGGCACTCCGCTTAAGCTTTGGAGCGCGGGATGTTCCAGCGGAGAAGAGCCATACACCCTTTCCATGATTCTTTCCGAATTTCAATCGCACCACTCCGGGTTTGATTTTTCGATTCTCGCGACGGATATTTCCACTGAAATTCTGCAAAAGGCCAAGAGGGCAGTCTACGCACTCGAAAAAGCAGATGAAATCCCGATGGAGATGAAAAAAAAGTATTTGCTCAAGAGCAAAAAAAAACCCCTCATCAAGATCGATTCCGCCCTTCAGCAGAAGGTGACTTTCCAACGTCTCAACTTCATGGATAATTTCAAGCTTCAGGAAAAGCAGGATATTATTTTTTGTCGAAATGTCGTCATTTATTTCGACAGGGCCACACAGGTCGTACTTTTCAACAAATTCTGCAATAATATCAAGACAGGTGGCTATCTTTTCATAGGCCATTCAGAGAGTTTGTCTGGAATGCAGCTCCCCATCAAGCAGGTTGCCCCCACAGTTTTCAAGCGTCTGGGTTGA